CGCAACCATCTGGTCAAAGTGGTGCATTTCATGGCGCAGCAAGGCTGGCTGGCCACCAGCCGCGGCAAGGGCGGCGGCCTGGCGCTGGCCAAGCCGCCGGAGCATTTCCGCCTGGGCGAGGTGGTGCGGACGCTGGAGGGCGCGATGGACTTGATCGATTGCGCCGAACCGCCTTGCGCGCTGCGCCAGGGCTGCCGTTTGAAAGGCGTGCTGGATGTGGCGCTGGCGGCATTTTTCCAGTCGTTGGATGGGCACACTTTGCGAGACATCGTCGCCAGTCCCACTGGCGAGGCCATCATTCGCCTGCATCGCGGCGCGATCTGAGCCGCGCTCGCCAA
The Chromobacterium sp. IIBBL 290-4 DNA segment above includes these coding regions:
- a CDS encoding Rrf2 family transcriptional regulator; this translates as MQLTRFTDIGLRVLMYLTALAPGQLATIPEIAERFEISRNHLVKVVHFMAQQGWLATSRGKGGGLALAKPPEHFRLGEVVRTLEGAMDLIDCAEPPCALRQGCRLKGVLDVALAAFFQSLDGHTLRDIVASPTGEAIIRLHRGAI